GCCGTCATCGCGTTATTGGCCGGGATTATTATTCCGGTCATCGGCAGAGTCCGGCAGCACTCCCATAGTGTTGAGTGTTCGAATAACCTGCGTCAAGTTGCCATGGCCATTCATCTGTACGGGCAGGAAAATAACGGTGCCTTACCGGGTCCGTTACTTGGTGGGCAGATCGCTGATTATAAAATGGGAACCGGACAGATATCCGGGTTTATCCGGGAGTACGGCGACTTCGAGGTGACGAATGAAACATCACCGAAGATCAAGGCCCTCATCTGCCCGGGTAGCGATGAGCTTATCGAGGGAGACAGTCCCCGCTACTATTCTACGCGCCAGACTTACGTCCAAACGCTGTCCAATGATCGTGCGATTCCTTTCGGACGCCCCAACGGAGATCCAAGTAAAACCGTCCAGGCCGTGCGTATCATGAATATCCTCAAGCCTCAAAGCGAATGGATGATGCGCGATCTCGATGCCATCGGAGCTGCATCGTACGTGGGGAATGATAATGCCTGCCAGCAAATCGCTCATGGAGATTTTCGCAACGTGTCTTTCTTTGACGGGCACGTCGAGGCTGTGCCGGTCGACGAAAGGTGAGCGGACCGGATACATTTAAAATGGTAACATACTCGAATCCTTTCGTTCATATGACTCGTATTCTATGTGCGGCCAGTCTCCGTAGAGAAAGCCGGTTTCTATCCCGTGAGCATCAGGTGCTGTATGTGCGATGGTAACAGTAGCTTTGATCTGCTTGCTGGTGGTGAAGCCCCCTCCACGCAATGCCTTGGTCTGCCATTAACGCCTGCCGGCGGCTGGTCGAACAAGTCTCACGATTGGAAGATTGTCACGCTTGCCGAGGACAAGGACCCGCTGTTGCGCATCCCTCTGCGCGCAGGGTCGCATACCCTTGAAATCAGCAGCCCCTCAGGCCCCTTTAATTTTGACTGGCTGGAACTACATGGCGCTAAGCCTTAGTCGGTTGAGTAACAAATGCCCTATCACATCCCTGCAACAGGCGCCAGCTCGGTGGCCGCTTCACTATGAGTACGAATAAACCCAATCTCCTCTTTGTTTTTAGTGACCAGCATCGTTGGTGCGATCTTGGATGCTATGGGAATGGAGAAGTTGTCAGCCCACATTTTAACGCCTTCGCGGGTGAAGGGTTGCGCTTGGACCAATGCTACTCGCACTGCCCTCTTTGTGTTCCGGCTCGGGGCACGCTCTTGACCGCGCGTCATGCGATGAAGCATCGTGCCGCTGCCAATGATCTGCCTATCGATACCAGCCTCGAAAGCGTCGCTCACGTGCTAAACCGAGCCGGCTACCAAAGCGGCTATATCGGGAAATGGCATCTGGCGGGAGTCCCTCGCGAGCAGGCCGTCGCACCGGAAAATCGCCTTGGCTTTCAACACTGGAAGGTTCGCCAGTGCAGCCATGATTACCTTAAGCCGGAGTATCACGACAAGGAGGGTGTGCTCCATCAATGCCCGGGTTACGAGCCGGCAGTCCAAACCGATCTGGCTCAAGCATTCATCCGCGAGCATCAGGACCAGCCATGGGGACTCGTGCTCTCCTGGGGGCCGCCCCATGACCCCTATGCTGCGGTCCCAGACCGTTACAAGACGTTGTTCGATCCGGATAAACTCAGCCTGCGTCCAAATGTCCCCGAGCGCATCGAGAAGTCATACCGTGGGCCCCTCGATCGTGATGCCATACGCCATGACCTGGCCGGGTACTATGCACACATAGCGGCCCTAGACGAGCAGTTCGGGCGTCTGGTCCAGCATGTTAAGGATCTTGGCCTCTGGGAAAATACGCTCATCGTTTACAGCAGCGACCATGGGGATCTCATGGGGAGTCAGGGCTTCACACAGAAACAGCTGCCGTACGAAGAGTCTGCTCATGTCCCTTTGCTTATCGGAGGGGGACTGCCGCAGCTTCGCCAGGGCACCTGCTGTGAGCTTATTGGCTTGGTCGATCTGTTCCCTACGCTGCTTGGGGCGTTGGGCTTATCCTATGCCTCAGACATCGACGGCAGCGACCTGAGTGCTTTGCTTTCGGATTCATCTGCGAAGGGGAGAGAAGCCCTCTACTTGAACAATCCGATCCCCTGCCACTTTGGGGCAGATCGGGGGGATGCCTCCTGGCGTGCCATCCGCAAGGGTAGCTACTGCTTTGCGATGAATCTCGACGATGGTACCGACTGGTTCCTCTACGACCTGGCTAAGGACCCTTACCAGCAGGAGAACCTGCTGATGAAAACGCCGGAAATGGACCGACTCGCCAGTGAACTTCGCCAGGAGCTATTCTGTATGGTACAGGCGTATGATGACGCGCTCCCAGGGGAGCAACTGATTGCAAAATACCAGCTCACGGAAGCCTGGAACACGAGCCAACGTTTTTTCAACCTGCCTGCCTTGAACGAATCGTAGGCCATAGTGAAAACAGAGAGATGCTTTAACGTCTCACTTAACCCATATACAATAAATGCACATCAATACAGATTGCCTGGTAATAGGAGGAGGGCCCGCGGGATATGCCGCAGCTTGGGCCGCTGCGCACATGGGGGTGAAGACCGTCATCGCCGAGCGCTATGGTTTTCTGGGTGGCATGGGTACGGTTGCCGGTCTGAACTCCTTTCTGAATCATCATTACGAGGATAAGGAAGACCTCTCAGATGGCGTTTATCGGCGTCTGGTGCGACGACTTTACCAAGCCGGGAGTATGTATCGAGCCTGGGAGCCAAATGTCGATGTATTCGACCTCGAAGATCTCAAATCTACGATGGAAGTCTCGTTGGCGGAAGAAGGCGTCCGTATCTTGTATCACTGTGCCTTCGACACAATCCGCAGGTCAGGAAAAGGCCATACTCTCCGGTTTGTTGGCAAAGGCGACGAGGTTTTTGTCGATGCTCAATACGTCATCGATACGACCGGTGACGCCGATGTCTGCGCCAAAGCAGGTGTTCCAGTCTCGTATGGCAACAACGGCGCCAGGGATATGGCACAGCCGATGAGTATGATCGTACAGTTGGCTGGCTTTAACCCTTCAGCGTACGCGGCTGCGGGTTTTAGCCTGAGCGCGACCGGCCATGCCTGTCAGGGCGATTGCTGGAGAGAGGAAATCCATGCTGCCCGAGAAGCCGGGGAATGGTCGATCCCGCGGGACAGTATCGCTATGTGGTGGAGCTCGCCCAAAGACTCTACCCACATCTTTATAAATGGGACGCGCGTACAAGGGCTTTTGGGGTGTGACCCCGAACAACTGAGCCAGGCAGAAATGGAAGGCCGACGTCAGGCCAGGGAGCTCGCCATGTTTTTCCGTAAATACGTCCCCGGCTTTGAGCATGCCTATCTTCTGGCGACAGGGCCGCAAATCGGTGTGCGAGAAACGAGGCGCATCGTTGGGGATTATGTCCTGACGAAAGATGATGTGTTCAACGGCTATCATCCTGATGACACGGTGGCCGAATGTGCGTATCCGATCGACATTCATGCTGCCCAAGGCCTTGCGACCAATGTCTACAAAGACAGATCCATTCGCTACTGGGTCCCGTATCGTTGTTTAGTCCCCAAGGGCGCGGATAATATGCTGGCCGCAGGCCGCTGCATCAGCGCAGACCATCAGGCGGCAGGCAGTTTTCGTGTCATGCCGACATGTATGTCACTGGGGGAAGCTGCGGGGACCGCCGTGGGGATTGCCGCTCAAGAAAAAACCTCCTTGGAGAACCTGAATGGAGCAGCCGTGCGCCATGTTATGGATACGCGCCGTGGCAACGCATTGACCGACCCCGGCACGGGCGTCTTTACTCCTTGATTCCATACATGGCTATCAATAGGGTGATTATGATTTTTTGAGCGTTTGACGGCTGTATTTTCTGTTCGGGGAGAGCTATTCAGCACCAGGCTTCCGCACCACTCGTGGTGGTAAGATACTTGGTCTTGAAGCTGCTTCTGGCAGCAAGGATTTACCTCTGGTTTTGGAGATTGATCCCATCTCTATATGAAATTCTCCACGAAAAAACCCGCAGTGATTGCTGCGGGTTTTTAAATAGTGGCGGGATGGACGGGACTCGAACCCGCTGGTGGACTTCACCTATTTTCACTCGGTTTCCCTTCCTGTTACTCAACAGCAACTTGAATAAGTAACCGATGGCATGCAAATGCAGGTAGATGCACCAACATGCTTCGTTTTTGGAAAATATGAATGCGGCTTCAATGTGCCATCAGGTAACGAATGTTTGTCCATACGCGAAGCTCATATCAAGGGGTAGGGGGGGCGGTGCTATAGCTTGCCTCGGCGGGTTTCCAGTCGCAGACGGATATCCGCCAACCGGTTGCGCGTTAGCGGATAATAAAGAATCAACCCGAGTGATAGCATCCAGATCGTTACTGGAATAAGCAGGAACATCCACGTCATGCGGGCAAGGACTTCTGGTGTTTGTGTTGTCTCAGATACATCGAAGCCAGATAGCTCTAACGTGAAGCCTCCAATACCCATTGCGCATGTGTTGGCTGCCTTGATGAACCAGGAATAAAATGCATTAAGTGATCCTTCCCGTCTCCTTAGGGTTCCCAATTCGTCATAGTCGGCTACGTCGGCCTTCATCGATGGAAGAAATAACCAAATGGCAGAGAAGCCTCCTGCTTGCATCGCGGCGGGAATAAGCTGGAGGTAGGGCCTACTCGGATCGAGACAGAAGTAGTAAATAAGTTGACCTGTCATGGCGACAAGTAGCATGGCTATAACAAGAGTTTTCTTGTCATATTTTTCACTGAGCCTCGTTAGTATCGGAAGTGAAGCAATGCCCACTACAACGATGACGGTGTAGCGCCAGCCATCGATGACCGAAGCGCTAGCTAAATTCCCGTTGTTGATGAGATATATGTTAACGTATTGCCCCAGGCTGACAACGGAACTGTTGCCGAGTGAGAGGAAAAACGAGGAACCTACAAGAAACCACAAGGGTTTACAGGTAATGCTTTCCCGTAGGCTTTGCCAAAAAGGTTCTTTGGCCTGCTTGGAGGCCTCCTTTTCATAGTAGCGTTCTTTGACAAAGAGCGCTGGCATAATTCCGATGGCGACGATGAGCGCCGCGAAGTACCAACTGCAGCTCAAGACGCCATTTACGATGTCAGGATCACCCGTGACGGGGTCTGCAAACCAAGGACCTGTGACAATGGCCATGATCCAGCCTCCTCCAAGTGCGACAAGCTTGGAAAAGAATGACATCCAAGCCGTCAAGTGGGTGCGTTCGTCGTAGTTTGGCGTCAACTCCAATTGCAGGCCGAAATAGGGCATCGACCAACACGTGTACGAAGTGAAAAAGAGCCACCCAACAAACAAAAGATAGAAAAAGACACCCATTTCGCTCCAGCCCTCTGGAGGTCGCCAGAGAAACGGATAGACCATCGCAGTCGCTATTGCCCCAACGAACATGAACGGTCTTCGCCGTCCCCAGCGCGTGCGGGCATTGTCTGAGATGTTTCCCATTACGGGATCCGAAATCGCATCCCAGCCTCTTAGGATCATCAAGCAAGTGCCCAGCAGGATCGGGCGAATTCCCAGACCAATATTGAAGTACGGCATCCAGAGGATGTTAATCGTCACTCCTGTGGCGAAGTAATCCATCTTACCCCCCAAGGCGAAAGCGATCTTTTGTCCCAAGGGTATGCGGTCGGACTGGGGAATCGGAGATTTCGAAGACATATTAAATATAACTAAATGAATATTGCGTTGGGGGATCGGTTGTTGTGTCGCTGGCTATGTGCATTGCGCCTACTATCTGACTGTCAGGCTTGGAGAAAATAATCTGAATCCTCGGGCGTGACTGTGCGTTGGATGCATCAAATTAGCCATGTGAAATTCATTATTGACACGCGTCAATTTTCGTCAACGATAAACTCCATTATGAAAAAAACCTACCCAAACCCTGTCCGTTGTTCTTGCCTTTTGACGTTCTTATTCGCCCTGTTGATGCCCAATATCGGGATGTCTCAGCTTGTGACGAATGCGACATTTGAGTTAGATACCATTGGGGATGCGCCGCCCGCCCCTTTTACTACTGCGTCTGATACTGGTGCCAATAGCATCACCGTAGAGGATACATCTTCCATTGCTTCCAGTGCCTTGGGAACTGGGGTAAAATCCGTTTATATCGTCAATGGATCTAGCACCAGTGGCAGCCCTGCGCTGTATGCTCCGGAATCAGCTGATCTCAACCAAGCATTAATGCTATCCGCCGATTTCTACCTTCCCGCTGCGAGTTGGACGAGTAGCAACAACATTAGCCTGGCCGTTTATGGGGTGAGCAGCTCTAGTGGCCTGGAGGTGCAGGCCTATCGTGTTACATTCAGGGGGAGTTCCGATGATATGAACCTTCAAGACAGCAACGGGACTTCCTCTCCCAGCCTTGCCATTAACAGTTGGGGTACGGGAGTTGACGAATGGTATCGAATCACTCTGTCTGTTGGGGCTCTTGATACTAGCGAAGATACGCTCACGCTCAGCATCTATGATTCCAGTGGCACACTGATTAGCAGTGCAGCGAACCGGTCCATGGCAGACATAACGTCGATTACTCAACTTCGACTTTGGGACAACTCGGCAGGGTCTACTGTCGGTAGTTTTTACGTGGACAATGTCAGTCTCTCTACGATCCCTGAGCCGCAGGCCTCCTCCATGTTGTTTCTTATAGGTGTAGGGCTGCTAGCTGGAGCTAGCTTCTTTAAGCTACGCGCCGCGAAGCGCTAGAATTGTTCTCGTTAATTTGCAAATCGACCCCTGCATGCACCACAGTAATTATCCTCAAAGCCCCAGTCCCATTTATTCTCGTTTGGGCAATCGTGTGTCCCTCCTGTTACTATGCCTGGCGGCTATATTTGGAAGTACACCACTCTTAGCGGCAGGTGAGGGTTTGACCCGCTTATCGTTGATTAGTCCCCATTTTCAAAGCATCTTTTTTCCGGATGAACCTCCGATCATAGATCTGCTATTAGATAAGGGGGATAAGGATGCCACCTATTCCATCGATTATACGATTACGGATTATTTCGGTAAGTCGGTTGGCAAGGGGATGGTAGACTATACTAATCCTAGAGGAAGAAGATGTTGGGCGAGGGTGAAACTGTCATTTGATGACGAAAATCCGATAGGATGGTTTGAGACGCTCTTTACGGTTCGAGACGCTGGTGGCAAAGTGGTCGCCACGTTAGTGAGCGATATTGCCATTGTTCCTCCCTTAAACCCAAATGCGCCCATTGATGATTCTTACTTCGGTGTGTCTGATTTTTTTGGGAGCGGTGGGTCGGCGCCGCCGTTGACGGCTGTTACTGTCTTGCCCGTGAAGCGATTGGGAGCCAAGTGGGTTCGTCTGATGGTGGGCTGGCAACAAATGCAGGACGGTCCGAACTCGCCGGTGGATTGGCGGATGATGGATCAAATTGTAAACAGTGCCGTAAATGCGCAGATACGAGTATTGCCGATGATGGGCCTTTGCCCTGAATGGGCCGTGGATTCCCCTGAGACAGTAAAAGAGATAATGCAAAATGAGAGAGGGGACAATGGAAAGGCGTTGAGGATATGGGCGTTTCGCCCGCAAAAGGATTATTGGGAACGTTTTCTTTCTGAGGCCGTCACTCGCTACAAGGATAGAATCTCTTACTGGGAGGTTTGGAATGAACCGAATGCCTCGAGCTACTGGCAGGATGGGGACCCCACCACCTACGGAGACTTTTTCGCTGAAAGTTATACGGTGATCAAAGAGGCAGACCCGCATGCGATTCCAGTGATGGGGGGTATTTCTGGAGTCAAAGCGAGCTGGCTTAAGGAATTGGGAAAGACTCCGGCAGGTCCGCTTATTGATATTGTTAATGTGCATCCGTATCGGCCTCCTGCGTCGCCTCCCGAGAAGGGGAGTCCCGAGTCCTCTCCGGGATATGGGCGTAATACCCTCGTTAACGATCTGAATGCGGCAAAGAGAATGATGGCGCATTTTCCTCCAACGCTTTCCGGTAAACCACGTGAACTGTGGGCTGGAGAAGCGGGATACAATACATTGCCAGGTTTTCCGCCTCCTCTTCACAAGGCTGTCTCAGAAAAAGAAATGGCCAAGTTGCTTGTCAGGACAATGGTTTTGGCTCACAGCGCAGGAGCAAAGAAGTTTTTCTGGTGGCGGTTGATCGATACGTACGGAGCGGGTATGGGGCTGCTTCGTAATCCCTCGGGGCATTTCCAGCCAAAGCCCGGCTATGCTGCCTACGCTGTCTTGGAAAGGATGATTGGCCAGGCTAGTGGACCGGGAAAAAGAATGCCTGATGAGTCGGGCAATGTCTACGCCATCGTCTTCCAGCGCCCACAGGGGCCCGTATGGGTTGTTTGGGGAATCGAAGACGGGATGACGTGGAATGTAGATGCTCCACAGGGCATTCGTCTGACGAATATGATGGGCATGTCGGAATATCAATCCGCTCAGGATGGTCGTGTATCTATCGAAGTAAGCACCGACCCTGTGTATATTGAATTTCTGAATGAAAAAGATACTCCTTCCGTAGATAGGCTGCCATGAACAGGCAAGTTGGAGTGAAGAGCAGAATGAGGCTCCAGCAGCGAGCATTTACGTTAGTAGAAATACTCGTTGCTCTGATGGTCGTTGCGGTGCTTGCAGGGATCATTTCGTTAGCCCTGCCGAGTGTGGTAAAGCAAACCAGGCAGTCCAAATGCCTGTCAAATCTCCGTCAGATAGGCATCGGTTTTAAACTCTATGCCAGCGATCATCAGCAGGACATTGTTTCAGGAGCTGCCTCGCCTTCTTGGTATCGAGTGCTTTGCAACGAGAACTATATTTCCAAGGACGTACTCTATTGCCCTGCGCGTGACAGTATCTCTACCACTCCCAATAATTATTCCATGAACGGGCGTATAGGTGTAGGTCAATCGGGGACGATGGGTATTGAGAAAATGCCCCAGGCAGTCAACCCTGCTCAGACCATGTGTGTGGCAGATGCCCCCATGAGGAGCAAAGGCGTATTTTACTCTCTCATGTATCCCGCTGGTGATGCGAGGGCGCAGGCAGTTCACGACGACGGGTTGAATATCCTGTATTTAGATGGTCATGTCAGTTGGGTTCAACTTTCTGACGTTTTCACGACTGGCGAGTCTCAGAAAGCAGGAAGCCCAGGCCACATGTTTTGGTTTGGTGATTGAAGCGTTTTTGATCGATCCGGCCACATTTAATCATGCTGATTCTTGCCTAATTTCTACATGCCAACCGAGTATCAGGCTACGCCAAAGAAGGTATTGTTGTCCAGTCCGCCCCAGCAGCCGATGTTCAGTGTTGCGAAAGCCGTCGGTGGCAAGCATGCTATAAAGGCAATGCGTAAGCGGATCACGTCGCAACAATTGGCTGATTATTTAGGACTGGCCCGTTCAACGGTATCCATGGCCCTCAGTGATTCACCTAAGATAAAGAAGCAAACCAAGGAATTGGTTCAGAGGGCGGCCCGTGAGTTGGACTATATCCCAAATGTGATTGCCAGGGCTATGCCCACCGGCAAAACCCGAGTGCTTGGATTTATCACTCAATTGACTACGCCGGAAATCAAGTTTCGCTTGTTGATGGGAGTCATGAATGCGGCCACTGAGGCTGGGTATCACATCAAACTGATCCCAACAGAGTGGAAAATGGATTCTGCCGAGATTGCTCGTATTTGCATTGGAGAATGCCTGGGAGGGGTCCTGGTGACTCAGGTTTGGGATGAGACGATAGGTGAGTTGGTTGAAAGTCTTCACGCGCGCTCTATCCCAGTTGCTACTATGTTAAGTGGCTTTTCTCACAGAAAAGTGGCCAACGCACTCTCCGATGACAGTGTGGGCATCCATGAAGCGATCGAGCATCTGGTGGGGTTGGGCCACCGGAAAATAGCTTATTTGGGGGGCGATCCTCAGGTGGCTTCTGAAAGGGCTCGTCGCGATGCCTTCCTGCATGCGGTTAAGATTCATAAGTTAGCGCTCCCTTCGCGATTTCTTGTGGAAAAGAGCTTTATTGCTGACGAAGCAAAGGTGGCCTTTCGGACTATGCTTGAATCCGGCCCGCCTCCTAGCGCGGTACTGTGCGGGAATGACCAAATTGCCATGGTGGCCATACGTACGGCACGTAGCATGGGGGTTAATGTCCCCACAGACATTTCGGTGGTAGGCTTTTCAAACACGGAAATGGCGAAGTGGTGTGATCCGCCTTTGGCATCTATTAATCAAGGCTTCGAAGAAGTTGGCAAAATGGCGACACAGGCGGTGCTGCGGGCATTAGCTAAAAATCGCATCAGCACATCAGTCCGAAAGAGTGTTCCCAGCCATTTTATTGCCCGTGCCTCCACGGCTCCGGCGCATAAATGAGCGTTTTATGTTGTGAGTCGATATGACTTTTCGTGGGTATCTGAGCCCTCTGCTGCGACCCCATTGCTAGTGATATGGTTTTTCTGTATAGGACAGATAATCTATATGAAGCGAGGTACGACGCCGATCACCGAGTTCCTTCAAGGAATTATCCACTCTAACTCCATACGAGTATATGGCCTGACTAAACACTCTATAAACATACGGAATTTAGAGAAACAAGTAACTACACAGGGCCCTATGTCTGGCTCCAAATGATCATAAAAACCCCTCTCTTGTTCCTGTTTTATCCGCTCCTGACACTGAATCACTCTACCTGAACTGGCCCCGCTGGCTCACGCTGCTGGTGCTGTGCATGAGCTCGATCGTGAGTGGTGTGCTCATCCCCAAGGCGGCCCTTACTCGTCTGGATCCGGGATAAAAGACATATGCCAGTCGAGGTATAGACACGAGCGTTCGTCCCCAAACAGGGGCTCCGGTAGCAGCTTCGAAACCCAGCCAGCATTCGGGCTCAAGTTACCGGGTAGGTCGGCAGTGAGCAGGGCCCAGGTGTTGTCAGGATCGTTCAGCCACCTACGTTCATGGAGCTTCGTAGCTTTTCGTGCCTCCGAGTTGAATAAAACGCTTCAGCACGTAAGCACTGCAGATCAGGGCAGCGATGGTTAAAAGGGCAGCGCATAGAAACGCATAGCGATAAGCGTTTCCAGAAAGGTCGATGACGAAACCGAGCATTGGCCCGATCAGAATATTCGCTGGTGAGTTAAGCGTACTTTGAGCGGATGAAAACTGTGCATATTTATCATGCGGGTAGAGGCGTTGCCCCAGTGAGGCCGCGGAAGTATAAAAGCATCCGGATAAGACCCCGTGAAGCACCCAGGCGATCAGGAAACTTTTTTGGTCATTCGCAAAGATGAATCCCCAGCCGGTAACGAGCATATAGCCTGTTAGCGAGATGATCACCATGCGTAAGGGGTGAAACAAGTCGACAAGCCACCCAAGGAAAAAAGAAAGGCAAAGTGAGATAAGGAAGGCGAGCGAGAGATAGTCCCCGTAAGTGTCCATGTCGATGTCGAGACTTTTGGCGTAGGGAAGCGCGAAGATGTTTACCGAACTGATGGCAACCAGGGAGAACATGATCATTGCGAAGATCGCAAGATAGTAGGGGTTGGTATAGCAGTCTCGGACATATTCTTTCACTCCGGCCCAAAACCTGCCGCAAATGCCCGGTTGGTTAGATGTGACAGGGGACGGTGGCGGATAGTCCCCCTCCTTAACTTTTAGGCAGACCCACAGGAATGAGGTCCCATAAAAGACTGCGATAATCAGCATTATCAAAGTAAAGTGCGATGGGACCTCTCCCATGATCCAGTAGTTGAAAAACATGCCGTCGATGAGGCTGATGGCTCTGAAGAAACCATAAAATCGACCAAGCAGTTCTTTCGGAACCACATCATTAATGAGTCCGCCGAAGACGGACTGGCCTATAATCGTCGCAAATTCAAAAGCCGCCCAGAATACGCTAAAGCATGCTACTGAAACCACCCATTCGCTCTGTCCGGAGAAGTGGTGGGTATGCAGCCAATCCGCGATCAACGGGGTGACCGCGATGCCGATCATTCCAAAGGCCGCGATGGGCGTCGTCACGAGTAAGAAGGGTATTCGCCGCCCCCATTTACTTCGATAGCGATCCGACTTGTAGCTGATAATGGGGCCGAGGAAAAAGCCGATCAGGGCGGGGAAGGAACTGAGAATTAAAGCGAAAACCAGGTTTGGGACATTGAGGCTGTTTAAATACCATTGAGCCATCGGGCCGACAGAGCGTTCGCGCATGGACCAAGAGAAGTCACCGAATAGCAGGATCATGAAAAGGACCAATATCCCGCTGGAGGTATAGGTCAGGGTTCCGCAGCGCCATTGTTTCCGGGGGGCGCTTGGGGAGTTGGAAAGAGGGGAGGGCATAGAATGTCGGCAAAAGGTTCCAAGAAGACAGGTTTTCCCACTCTGCTAAAGAATGGCTCTCTGGCTTTTATTGCGCAAATATAGCGATAGGAGAATGCCAGGCCGACTCATACTGATGAGCGAGCCCCAGCTCTGAGGCTGTTGATGTCCGTTAAGATGGGAGAGAAACGGGCATGGTAAGCGGTATTCCCGGGGCGATATTTTTTGGGATAAATCGGCAATCACCGCACCCCATGGCTCATATGTATGAGCGTGAAGTGTGTGGTGTTCGCATGTACGCCATACATACTGGTCCTTACATATTCACCCTCACCCCGAAAAACTTGATCATGAAATCTGGCATTAAGACATTCTACATATCCACTCTTGTTGTATTCGCTTCGCTTTCCGTTGCGTCGGCTCAACTCCTGCTGGAGGACACCTTTGGTGGTTCAGCCACCTCCAACTTGAACGGAGAATCCGCAACCTATTTTAATACCCTGCTGACCGACTCCGGTGGTAGCGCAACTTGGCTGGCAAAGACCGGCACCGAGGGCAACTTTTGGGCAGACGGATCACTGACTTCCACGACGCAAGGCAATTTTGACGGCTCCGCTTTCCTTAACATTGGAAGTTATATCAACGACAGCAAGGGCAACAGCGATGCCCTCTTTAAACTCAGTGCTACTGTTGAAATCACAGGGGGGAGCCAATCGGGGCGATTCGTCTCTCTGGGATTTTTCGATGGTACGATGTTAGTCGGGGAGGCATTCTTTACTAAGTCCCGGGGGCTGGGGACGGCGATACAAAGAGCCGTAGACGTTGATGCTACAAACTATTTCGCAGGACCGGGAAGTACGAATTCTGATGACCCTGGCGATCTCTCCAGTGGTTCGGTCACCTTTTCCATCCTTCTGGATCTGCGCACGTATAACGGCATAGACGACTTCGGGACGGTTTCCTTCTCTAGCGATGGCGGGGATTCATACGGTTTTTCTTATACTTACAAGTCAGACTATAGTTTTTCCCAGATTGGGTTCTCCTTTAACGATACTCCTAGCAGTGCACAATTCAGCGACCTAAGCCTCACCCAAATACCAGAACTGGGAACGTTTTCCCTGCTGAGTGGCTGCAGTGCTCTGGCATTCATCCTGGTTCGCCGCCGCAGACGGTAATACCCGCCAGCCCCCGAGGCATACGCCTATCATCGGCTGCGTCTTGGGGGTGCGCACGCGCAGCTCCCCGGGTCCCACGGTGCGTGGCCGCACATGACATGGAGGGCCTTCCCC
This genomic interval from Ruficoccus sp. ZRK36 contains the following:
- a CDS encoding MFS transporter, coding for MPSPLSNSPSAPRKQWRCGTLTYTSSGILVLFMILLFGDFSWSMRERSVGPMAQWYLNSLNVPNLVFALILSSFPALIGFFLGPIISYKSDRYRSKWGRRIPFLLVTTPIAAFGMIGIAVTPLIADWLHTHHFSGQSEWVVSVACFSVFWAAFEFATIIGQSVFGGLINDVVPKELLGRFYGFFRAISLIDGMFFNYWIMGEVPSHFTLIMLIIAVFYGTSFLWVCLKVKEGDYPPPSPVTSNQPGICGRFWAGVKEYVRDCYTNPYYLAIFAMIMFSLVAISSVNIFALPYAKSLDIDMDTYGDYLSLAFLISLCLSFFLGWLVDLFHPLRMVIISLTGYMLVTGWGFIFANDQKSFLIAWVLHGVLSGCFYTSAASLGQRLYPHDKYAQFSSAQSTLNSPANILIGPMLGFVIDLSGNAYRYAFLCAALLTIAALICSAYVLKRFIQLGGTKSYEAP